The following are from one region of the Oncorhynchus nerka isolate Pitt River unplaced genomic scaffold, Oner_Uvic_2.0 unplaced_scaffold_11___fragment_2___debris, whole genome shotgun sequence genome:
- the LOC135568809 gene encoding eukaryotic translation initiation factor 5A-1-like: YLECAFVCPTVDVTWCLCFQLLNITDGFMSLMGDNGDVREDLRVPDSDLGKEIEQKFAASEDIHQSYLSAGLCAVCYGGGVCCGH; the protein is encoded by the exons ACTACCTGGAATGTGCCTTCGTGTGTCCGACTGTAGATGTAACATGGTGCTTGTGTTTCCAGCTGTTGAACATCACTGATGGGTTCATGTCCCTCATGGGTGACAATGGAGATGTGAGGGAGGACCTGCGCGTGCCTGATTCAGACCTGGGCAAGGAGATCGAGCAGAAGTTTGCCGCTTCAGAGGATATCC ACCAATCATATCTGTCTGCAGGTCTCTGTGCTGTCTGCTATGGGGGAGGAGTGTGCTGTGGCCATTAA